The proteins below are encoded in one region of Telopea speciosissima isolate NSW1024214 ecotype Mountain lineage chromosome 10, Tspe_v1, whole genome shotgun sequence:
- the LOC122641461 gene encoding trihelix transcription factor ASIL2-like gives MEKQPNQVTPSLPSSNNNFKEEPLKSSSKSPLLASSTPPGGGGGGGAPAGGVDRLKRDEWSEGAVGSLLDAYESKWVLRNRAKLKGQDWEDVARHVSERANSTKTPKTQTQCKNKIESMKKRYRSESATVEISSWPLYHRLDLLLRGGSGTHHQTPLSPPNHHPPPLVLLDHQLPPPPPSPAPAPPAPPPHPPPPPLGIQQDSHESNGVEPGSKEDEVGVKLLEHGSDKTPMEMDSSTPPISDGEREKMKSKKMKMRMKRKKRRMRGDWEVAQSVRWLAEVVVRSEQARMETMKELERMRAEVEAKKGEMDLKRTEIIANTQLQIARLLAGDVKGIDSSLRIGRN, from the exons ATGGAGAAACAACCTAATCAAGTTACACCATCTCTCCCCTCTTCTAATAATAACTTCAAGGAAGAACCCTTGAAATCATCATCAAAATCACCTCTTCTAGCTTCTTCTACTCCtcctggtggtggtggtggtggtggtgctccTGCTGGTGGTGTTGATAGATTGAAAAGAGATGAATGGAGTGAAGGAGCTGTTGGAAGTCTTCTCGACGCCTACGAATCGAAATGGGTTCTTCGAAATCGCGCTAAACTTAAGGGTCAAGATTGGGAAGATGTTGCTCGACATGTTTCAGAAAGAGCTAATTCAACTAAAACTCCAAAGACACAAACACAGTGTAAGAACAAGATTGAGTCCATGAAGAAACGATATAGATCGGAGTCTGCCACTGTTGAAATTTCTTCATGGCCTCTTTACCATCGTCTTGATCTTTTACTCCGTGGTGGTAGTGGTACTCATCATCAAACTCCTCTTTCACCTCCAAatcatcatcctcctcctcttgtACTACTTGATCATCAACTTCCACCGCCGCCACCGTCTCCGGCACCGGCACCACCTGCACCACcacctcatcctcctcctccacctcttGGTATTCAACAAGACTCTCATGAATCCAATGGAGTTGAACCAGGGTCCAAG GAAGATGAGGTTGGAGTTAAGTTACTGGAGCATGGATCAGATAAAACTCCCATGGAAATGGATAGTAGTACACCACCAATCTctgatggggaaagggagaagatgaaatcaaagaaaatgaagatgagaatgaaaaggaagaaaagaagaatgagaGGAGATTGGGAAGTGGCCCAAAGTGTTAGGTGGTTGGCTGAGGTAGTAGTGAGGTCTGAGCAGGCAAGGATGGAAACAATGAAAGAATTAGAGAGAATGAGAGCTGAAGTTGAAGCCAAGAAGGGAGAGATGGATCTGAAGAGAACAGAGATTATTGCAAATACCCAATTGCAGATTGCAAGGCTTCTAGCTGGTGATGTCAAAGGCATTGATTCTTCATTGAGGATTGGAAGGAATTGA